A genomic segment from Corylus avellana chromosome ca5, CavTom2PMs-1.0 encodes:
- the LOC132182694 gene encoding 15.7 kDa heat shock protein, peroxisomal, with the protein MADGVFGYPVRRFFWSPPIFRELSGSTALMDWLESPTAHIFKINVPGLSKDDIKVQIEDGNILHIKGEGGKEEPHAKDTVWHVAERGTGKGGFSREIELPENVKVDQIKAQVENGVLTVVVPKDATQKSSRVRNVNISSKL; encoded by the exons ATGGCTGATGGTGTTTTTGGGTACCCTGTTAGGCGCTTCTTCTGGAGCCCTCCAATCTTCCGAGAATTGTCCGGATCAACGGCCCTCATGGACTGGCTCGAATCTCCTACTGCCCACATCTTCAAGATCAACGTCCCAG GTTTGAGCAAAGATGATATAAAGGTGCAGATAGAGGATGGTAACATTTTGCACATAAAAGGAGAAGGTGGGAAAGAGGAGCCCCATGCAAAAGACACTGTTTGGCATGTAGCCGAGAGAGGCACAGGAAAAGGAGGATTTTCTCGGGAAATTGAATTGCCGGAGAATGTGAAGGTGGATCAGATTAAGGCTCAGGTGGAGAATGGTGTTCTCACCGTCGTTGTCCCAAAAGATGCAACCCAGAAGTCGTCTAGAGTTAGAAACGTCAACATCAGTAGCAAGCTCTGA
- the LOC132182895 gene encoding probable inactive receptor kinase RLK902 translates to MEGLQVLQLLFVLSICFSVSTGGALDLASDRAALLALRGVVKGRLLLWNITDTNPCSWTGVTCQKERVTELRLPGTGLVGQLPLGIGNLTQLTTLSLRANALSGPIPVDFVNLALLQNLFLQNNLFSGEIPGFMYDMQSLERLILANNNFSGDISPRINNLTRLGILFLESNNLTGSIPDIDIRTLVQFNVSFNRLTGPVPEQLSTQPASAFEGNSLCGNPLPACPGSGSGSGSKSKSKSKLSGGAIAGIVIGSFVGFALIVVVLIFLCQRRSGGKSDSKDLAAAKRGEAEIPREKSLVESESTSASAEYSKGSVRGGGSKSLVFFGNVGTMFDLEDLLRASAEVLGKGTFGTSYKATLESGMAVVVKRLKEVTVSEKEFRERIDEIGRTVHVNLVPLRAYYYSKEERLLVYNCLPLGSLSALLHGSRGSVRTPLNWETRSGIALGAAHAIAFLHSHGPTISHGNIKSSNILLTESYEARVSDFGLARLALPTFTPNRIDGYRAPEVTDARKVSQKADVYSFGVLILELLTGKPPTHALLNEDGVDLPRWVQSVVREEWTSEVFDIELLRYQSVEEEMVQLLQIALECTAQYPDKRPSMAEVTSRIEDLCRSSSQRELDADRVLFSDQDDHGLSQPSSAQLYSVEGAPPSSA, encoded by the exons ATGGAGGGGCTGCAAGTACTGCAACTTCTGTTTGTTTTGTCAATCTGTTTCAGTGTTTCTACCGGCGGAGCGTTAGATCTGGCGTCCGACAGGGCGGCTCTGCTGGCGCTCCGTGGCGTCGTTAAAGGACGCTTGCTGCTCTGGAACATCACCGACACGAATCCGTGCTCGTGGACCGGCGTCACGTGCCAGAAGGAGCGGGTCACCGAGCTGCGCCTCCCCGGGACTGGCCTAGTGGGGCAGCTGCCTCTGGGGATTGGGAACCTGACCCAACTCACCACGCTCTCGCTCCGCGCCAACGCGCTATCCGGGCCCATACCCGTTGACTTCGTCAACCTCGCTCTCCTCCAGAACCTGTTTTTGCAGAATAATTTATTCTCCGGTGAAATCCCGGGGTTCATGTACGATATGCAGAGCCTGGAGCGGCTGATTCTCGCTAACAATAACTTTTCCGGGGACATTTCGCCTCGGATTAACAATCTGACCAGGTTGGGTATTCTGTTTCTGGAGAGTAACAATCTCACTGGGTCGATTCCTGATATTGATATCCGAACTCTGGTCCAGTTCAATGTTTCTTTCAATCGGTTAACTGGGCCGGTGCCGGAACAGCTTTCGACTCAGCCCGCCAGCGCTTTTGAAGGCAATTCGCTTTGTGGAAACCCATTGCCGGCCTGCCCtgggagtgggagtgggagtgggagCAAGAGCAAGAGCAAGAGCAAGTTGTCCGGTGGAGCGATTGCCGGGATTGTGATCGGGTCGTTTGTTGGTTTCGCGCTCATTGTGgttgttttaatctttttgtgTCAGAGGAGGAGTGGTGGGAAATCGGATTCCAAGGATTTGGCGGCGGCTAAGCGCGGCGAGGCTGAGATTCCGAGGGAGAAGTCTTTGGTGGAGAGCGAGAGTACGAGTGCGAGTGCTGAGTATTCGAAAGGGAGTGTGAGGGGGGGTGGAAGTAAGAGTTTGGTGTTCTTTGGGAATGTCGGGACGATGTTTGATTTGGAGGATTTGTTGAGAGCATCCGCGGAGGTACTCGGGAAGGGGACGTTTGGAACGTCTTATAAGGCCACTTTGGAGTCAGGGATGGCTGTGGTGGTGAAGAGGTTGAAGGAAGTGACTGTGTCGGAGAAGGAATTCAGGGAAAGGATCGACGAGATTGGGAGGACCGTTCATGTCAATTTGGTCCCACTAAGGGCGTATTATTACAGCAAGGAGGAGAGACTTCTTGTTTATAATTGCTTACCCTTGGGAAGCTTATCTGCACTTTTGCATG GAAGCAGAGGGTCTGTGAGGACTCCATTGAATTGGGAAACCAGGTCTGGCATTGCTCTTGGAGCTGCCCACGCGATTGCATTCCTACACTCCCATGGCCCGACAATCTCCCATGGTAACATCAAGTCATCAAACATCCTCCTCACCGAATCCTACGAAGCTCGTGTCTCGGACTTCGGCCTTGCCCGTCTTGCGCTCCCCACCTTTACTCCCAACCGCATTGATGGCTACCGTGCCCCAGAAGTCACAGACGCTCGCAAAGTATCCCAAAAAGCAGATGTTTACAGCTTTGGTGTACTAATTCTGGAGTTGCTTACAGGGAAGCCTCCCACTCATGCTTTGCTAAATGAGGATGGCGTAGACCTCCCCAGATGGGTCCAGTCTGTTGTCCGAGAGGAGTGGACTTCTGAGGTGTTTGACATTGAGCTTCTCAGGTACCAAAGTGTTGAGGAGGAGATGGTTCAGCTCCTACAAATAGCTCTTGAATGTACAGCTCAGTACCCTGATAAGCGTCCTTCAATGGCAGAGGTGACAAGCCGAATCGAGGATCTCTGTCGATCTAGCTCGCAGCGAGAACTAGACGCAGATCGTGTTTTGTTTAGTGATCAAGATGATCACGGGCTGTCACAGCCATCTTCAGCACAGCTTTACTCGGTTGAAGGTGCACCGCCATCTTCAGCATAG